From Sardina pilchardus chromosome 9, fSarPil1.1, whole genome shotgun sequence, a single genomic window includes:
- the mrps16 gene encoding 28S ribosomal protein S16, mitochondrial, with amino-acid sequence MVHLTSLLLKKYHGGFVVIRLSLGGATNRPFYRIVAAYNKRARDSKYIEQLGSYDPLPNIHNEKLVAFNYDRIKYWIGCGAHPTKPVAKLLGLAGFFPLHPMTVTEAERRRKNAELEAAVATATENAEEAKERELDQ; translated from the exons ATGGTTCATCTCA CATCCTTACTGTTGAAGAAGTATCATGGAGGATTTGTGGTCATCAGACTGTCTCTGGGTGGAGCAACCAACCGGCCGTTTTACCGTATTGTGGCCGCATACAACAAGAGAGCTCGAGACAGCAAATACATAGAGCAGCTTGGATCATACGATCCTCTGCCCAACATTCACAATGAGAAGTTGGTCGCTTTCAATTATGACCGGATTAAGTACTGGATTGGATGTGGGGCCCATCCAACCAAGCCTGTTGCCAAACTTTTAG GGCTGGCAGGGTTTTTCCCTCTCCACCCCATGACGGTGACTGAGGCGGAACGACGGAGGAAGAACGCTGAGCTAGAGGCGGCCGTCGCCACGGCCACAGAGAACGCTGAGGAGGCCAAGGAGCGTGAGCTGGACCAGTAG